TTGGCTgattttttggtagaaattcTTGATGAAAAAGTCTCATTCCGGCAACTTCTAAAGTTTGGGAGAGTTTTGTTGATGACAGTTCAAGCAGGGAAAGGTCTGGTATTGGAGTCTTCGTTCAAGGGCCTGAATGGCATTAAGCTTCGATATGCTCCAAATTTGGAGCTCGTTGCATCTAATAACGTACCAGAGTATGAGGCATTATTACAAGGTCTACGGATCCTCAATATCATTAAACGAGATAAAGTCGTCCTCAAAAGTGATTTTCAGCTGGTCGTTTGCCAGCTTACTGAAAATTTTGAAGCATGTTCGGAGGTCCTCTAAGTGATTTTCTAGGTATTTCTGTCACTCGCACATCCGATGGCCTCTCTCTCAACGAAAATATGTAGCTGAAATTATTGAGAAAGCCGGTATGTCAGTCTGCAAACCGTGTCTCACACCCGTTGACACCAAAGCTAAGCTCAACACCTCCTATGGCAATCCGTATCATGATCCCACTTCTTATCGTCGCCTTGCTGGAGCCTTACAGTACTTAACTCTCACGAGACCGAGCATCGCTTATGCCGTGCAACAAATTTGTCTATTTATGCATGATCCGCGCACCCATCACATGAATGCACTCAAACGCATAATCTGATACCTTCAAGGAACTCTTCATCTGGGTCTTCATCTTTATCGCACATCACTCGACAAATTGGTCTCCTACACCGATGCGGATTGGGGCGGATGCCCAGACACCCAACGGTCAACTTCCGACTATTGTGTATATCTAGGTGACAATTTGCTTTCATGGTCTGCAAAACGATAACCCACACTCTCTCACTCTAGTGCTGAAGCTGAATACCTAGGTGTCACCAATGTCGTATCTGAAACATGTTGGCTCCGCAACCTCCTCCTCGAGCTTCACCACCCTCTCCCCACCGCCACCTTAGTCTATTGTGATAATGTGAGTGCCATTTACCTTTCGGAAAATCATGTTCAACATCAATGCACAAAGCATATTGAAATGGATATTCACTTTGTTCGAGAGAAAGTGGCACGTGGTCAAGTTCGGTTTCTCCATATAAATTTTCGTCACCAAACTGCGGATATTTTCACCAAAGGTCTACCAATTCAATTGTTCGAAGACTTCCTCTCTAGTCTCAACGTACATCCTCCTTCCGTTTCGACTAAAGGGGGTGTATTAGAATAAGTCAACTTTCTGTTACCATTTTATTTGTTACCATATTTTATCTGTTACCATATTCTATCCCTAAAATCTTGTGAAGATCACAATTTGATTGTATTTCAATTACCTAGTTAGGACCTTAATTATAGGGatatttatttgtaattattGTATAAATATTAGTGAAGGGAATGAACCAAGCGAGGATTCCAATCCTATCAAGCTGtagattgtttataaataaaagagTTTGGTGTGgtttgaacccatgacctctcatCTTAAAACAAGACTTTTACCAAACTTAACCACTTTAagctattaaaaaaaattctacacAGGTTAAATATAAAGCAATATTAGATGGGCTACACGAGATAAAACTAACGATACTCAAGGGCAGAGCCGGTGGTCGGGGGGCTTCGGCCCCCCGGGCTCTGGGTTGGCTCCGCCCCTTCTTGTCTAAAAAAGCTGACTGTATCTTCTGTATTTAAAGTGATCAATTAACTCTCTGAAAGGTACCTATTatctttctaattttttttaaaataatctattaGCTCCCTGAATTTTTAGATTtcaacattttcaaaaaaatttcttATTCCGCAACGTGAATTTTAAAGGaaatcattttaaataaatttaactacaaattgaatatttttttaaaattggggacaattgattttttttttttttattattattttttttaatactgAAGTTAAAAGATGCATTAAGCCCTATTATGGTGTTGCTAGGTGGACACTCATTTAAATATAGATGGGATTCTTGCGAGGCAAATCTGCCAAAtagtattttaagttaaactATACCTTCAAACATATGTCATTGTACTAAATACCATTAAACTATGATATTCTAGTTTCAACCctttataaaaatacaaattttattTCAGGCTACAATACAATTTCCAACAGATTTCATATCTGCAAAATCATAATTAGATCGAGAAAATAAGATACTGTCAAATTAAGCATGTGGCCATTTCACTTTTTTCTTTCCGCTCTTGTCGCCCAAATAACAATTTCctttaatcataaaaaaaaaacaatttcctTTAACTTAATCCGAAAAATCATAAGTAATAGatttatctattttaattgtattgtaATTAACAAGAAAATGAATATTATGTGAATATTAGTCATTTAAAAGTGATATTGGCCGTATTTAGCAAATAGTTGTTAGTTAATAGCTGATTATTTTTTTCGTtaactgatttgactagctgattgtgtaaacttgtctagtaaaacttagttgattgttaatagctgtttgtgtaaaatgacaaataaggacaTCGTAAAGTTTTTATTTGGAGTTAGAGGGTAGTAAATAGAagtaaaaattccataaaaaaagatggaacaataagctaattgaaaaaactcctaaaatgagctttttggACCTAATAACCTCTTttaaacctctctccaccaaacgcCACTATTAGagatttgactagtcaaaacctctaattttgCATCAAAAAACTCTTTATCAAACAGAGCCATTATAGAAtgatatttttcatttttcagaatTGCTTTTTGCCTTTCAATACCAAACAAGAGATAAAAACTGTTTGATAAATTTCGAAAAagctgtttaaaaaaaaaaaaaaaaaaaacaactaacATCTACTGCTAAAACAAATGAGTTCTAAAAGTGATATAATTAATTTCTAAATATTATGTCACATAGTAAAAAGAGATTcgcaaaaaattaaaatactaaATTGAGAGAGGTATCCAAAATTTAGAGAATTGATCAACCTACTAGTTTAAAGATCCCTTGACTTATGTATTAAGCTATTTcctttatttgtttaatttttggcACTTTCTTGATGTCTTCTAGGAAACGACTAAACTAATAATATCATTTTAATTAATGAAAGGTCTATGTTGCAACACGtggattaattattaatattaagcAATTTACATTTATTTAATCTAACTATGCAAGTGTCTAACAACTTCACTCCTGGGAACAAGTAACCCACGTAGACGGGCCATTgactaaatatataataattcatcAGTGAAGGGGCATTTCTGATATTCCGATCAATCAGAAGGGCATTTCTCACTTCTTGTTTAATTCACCATAGTTTGTCAAAGCCGTGTGAGGGCATTACTGTAATTTGACCAAGGCCAATTTCGGCATTCAACCttgttcttttttcttttgtttgtccAATTTTTGGTATTACTGCTACTAAACAATGgagttatataatttatttccaacctgaaaatctaaaaatatataatactttttaattttttttgaagaaaatacTTTTTAAATTCTTAAACGAATCCAAAATAAGACAAAACCTCCTGAATAAGTACTAGAATTTATAATGATTAGTGTAGTATGATAATTCTATAAAATCATTAcgattattaataataaaaaataatagtagcagaaaaaagaaaaaggttatATAAGTAATTGCAAAATTTTGTAATGAGCGACCAGAGAGAGTGCATATTTACAGAAAGTCTCCACAGGCAAAGGTCTGATTGGAGAAAAATGGAAGACGCTCTTCTTTTATATTCCTAACTGTCACCTACACTAACTAAAGAAACGGTCTCTTTGCTTCCATTTTTGGCGGGAAAATTCCAAGGTACTATATATCTGGATATATTACTTGCTGTAGATCCTCTTTCGTGCGTGCGTGCGTCCATGGCTGATACATCACGTAGCCCTGCAACTTTCTGGACTCAGGCTGATGCTTTGCTCAGGAAGAACTTAACTTATCAGGTTCTGATTCTCTCTCTGCTCTCACTGGGTGAAGATTGATTGATTTTTTTCATGCTTCATTTTTATTTGGGCgctttttttatagtttattctTGCTTGTTGATTAAGGTTccaagctttttttttttttatttcctttttatgTTCTGCGTTCTGGATTGTGTGTAATTAGCTGATTACCGGTGTATTTTGTGGATTATTGCTCCATTATGTATATCAATGATACTACTCTCCTGGGAGATTTCcagttatttttttaatgtctTGAATTTTTATTTGGGGGTTTCCTTCATTTAGACTCCTTTTTCCATTTGGAGCAATTGACTTCCATatcatataaattttatatatgttttaagTTAAACTTCATCTTAATTCCCCGTTGTTTCTCTATCCTAGTGGAAATGGTTTCAGGCTATTACTCATTTTCTTCCATTAACTTTTGACGACGATGGATGGTTATCTATGTCAATATAGTTAGcaattaattttcaattcaaTGGGGCTGAAGCTTGATTTGTTTTTTGAAATTCCGTGACATGAAAATACTGAACGATTTtcttttccatttttaattCAGAAACGAAATGCTAAGACGAATTGCCGGCTCATTTTATTTCCCTTTGTCCTCTGCATTATACTTGTCCTTACTCAAGCATTGCTCGATAGAGAATTGAACAAGCCAAGTAGGAATTGCGGTTGTGTTGAAGAGGATACAAATGGAGATGGTAAATTGGAGAAAGTTTGTGGTTTGCAATACTCCACTTTGGATCAAGTTGCCACTTGTGCCATTCTCAATCCCCCCCAATGGCCTCCCTTGTTGCAAGTTCCAGGTCCTCAGTATCGTGCAGTCAGATCTGATGTTTTTCCTGCTAGAGACTTGCCAAACGAGTCATGCAGGAGCTCAGGGTCCTGTCCTGTAACTATACTTGTCACCGGGAACAATCATTCGATGGGAGAAAGTATATCTCTCTGACCCTATGCTGATGCACATATGTCATTCCCACTTTACTTGTTTTCTCTGTCGCATTTCTAATTCTACTGATCATGTTTTCTCACTTACTAGAAAATGGGAAAATGAATATTCCTTGTTTTGTATAACCTGTGATTTTTTTATGTACAGGTTTGGCTGGGAATATGTTCCCAACTTCTTTAACTTTTAATGCTTCTGATACTATGGGTAGTATAGCCGGAAATCTGCTGGTAAGTTATTTTGCCTTGTTCATTGCATTTTCTTCTGTCCTTATTTAGTTTCACTTTTACTGTTTGTTATTTTATGCGAGTAGTTCTTACTCTAATGTGACTTCTCTTAACGGTTCAGGGATCTGATACAGAACCAAATCGAGACATCTTTCTTGATCCAGCTTTCACTGAGAAGTCGCCTCTGTATGATGTTCAGCCCCAATGCCAGTTTAACTCTAAGCTCACTGTTTCTGTTCAATCAGTCATTGAATTTAAAAAGGGTATGATTAACAACTTTACAGTTAAGATTCATGTAGTTACTGGTATAGTAATGATGCAAATATGTTTTGACTTTGATCACAATGGTCCATAGGAAATTTTGTTTGTCCTTCTGTTCCTTCTGTTTATTCCCTGCTGTGCTGTTGGTGTAGCTATTTATATAAATAGTTTACCTCCCTTATTGGTTCTTTAATTGTGTAAGATCATGTGCATATAATCTTCTCATTTCTTTTCTTGTATTGTCTTAACTACAGATGTAGAATGTGTTCAAGGTCTAAACTTGTGGCGCAATAATTTTTCTGAGGTGAATGAAGAGCTATACAAAGGATATCGCCGAGGGAATTCAGCTGGGAAGATCAATGAGATACTTGCAGGTCACTCTCCTGGCTGATTCATTTCTTTTGTGTGGTTGAATTTGATGCAATACCATGTATGCGGAATTCTAACAATATCATCTTTTGCAGCCTATGATTTCTTAAACTCTGGTGGGAATAATCTTAAAGTGAACGTATGGTATAATTCTTCCTATAGAGATAATGATATTCAAGGGCAATTTAACTATGTACGGGCACCACGTGTAGTAAATCTGGTATGTATGGATTGGTTGCGTAGTTAATTGGCTTGGTTTTGAATCTTGTGAACTAGAGCTTGAAATCgtttctttttcaaacttaCTTAAGACTAAGGAATGAAAGTCATAGGAAAAAAATGTTGAAAGTTAACGATTGTGATATTTCGTTTTTTTGGTGGGTGGGGATGAAGGAAACTTTAGCTATTTACTTTTGGCGGGGAGAAAGAGGGGCAGGGGGCAGCCTTTATCTTGTTTTGGGAAGGGATGTCATATATTGTATTGGCTGGGTGATGCCTTTTCTCCATTATTGACTGGGGAAATTTTATGCAGTCAGTTTAAGAAGTTCTCCCTGCCCTTCCAGAAGAACAAGGTTACAACTATAACTATCAGAGTATTCTCTTTTACTTATTTTCATGTTTCTAGGTATCAAATATTGTATATAACCTGTTGTAGAAATTCATATTTACCCCCCTTCTCTGAACTTATGTGCTGTTGAAGCATTTCATCATTCAAAATTATTTACCCTGACATTTATacacttggtctcaggtgtcaAATGCCTACCTTCAGTTTCTCCAAGGTCCTGGTACTAAGATGCTATTTGAGTTTGTCAAAGAAATGCCTAAATCTGCCAGCAAGATCAATGTGGATCTTGCATCTCTTATAGGGACACTTTTCTTTACATGGGTTATTTTACAGCTATTCCCTGTAAGCATacgaattattttttattgccGTATTTCAATTTAGTGTcttctattttatttaaaattttgtttgcAACGTGATAGCTATCATTTGTTTACCATAAATGGTGGGAAAGCATGAGGACCCTGGGTGCAAAGGATTATTAGGAGTGATTATAACTTATCTCTTGTTACAAAATTGACCCAAGTCATCTGAGTTTGTTTGCTAATAGGAAGTTCTATTTGAAGTTTTTCCTTTAAATGAACTGAATCATGACAATGAAGATATCAAGTAAGAATTGTTTCATAATGCAACATAAAACATATCAAGTTAGAACTGTTCAGGAACAAAATATGGTCAGTGGGATATTTAAGCATTGATGCATAGTTTGCCTTCACAAATGGCTATTTACAATATCAGACTTCCTATTGAGTGGCTTTTTGTATATTAATTTTGAAGCTCAATTATTTAATTGTGTCCCCAGCAATCTGCTTTGTCCTTGATCTCATTTATACCACATTCTGGTTTTTGTATGTGATTTTGGGATTACCTCTTCCTTTACATAGTTTTTTTCTGATGAAGAACAATGCGCGTAACAATATCACTAATGCCATCTTTCTAAATGATGTAATCTTCTGAATTTACCTTCCAATGCAGGTGGTGCTGACAGCACTGGTGTATGAGAAACAACAAAAACTGAGAATTATGATGAAAATGCATGGACTTGGTGATGGGCCTTACTGGATGATTTCTTATGCATATTTTCTTTCCATATCTTTGTTGTACATGTTTGTTTTTGTGCTATTTGGCTCAGTTATAGGTAAAATTCCCAACATTTATGCTTTTAGTTGTTGTCTTGTGTGTTTGTGTCAGGTTTCTAATACAGTTAATTTCAGGGTTGAAATTCTTCACAATGAATGACTACAGCATACaatttgtgttttattttttatatatgaacCTTCAAATTTCCACGGCCTTTCTAGTTGCTGCAATCTTTTCAAATGTGAAGACTGCTACAGGTTTGATATATTTCTTATTATAATTTCAGTctagcttttttttttggtatgttTATGGTTGGACTTCTGTGTCTGCAGTTGTTGGCTACATATGTGTATTTGGAACTGGGCTGTTAGGTGgctttatttttcaaaactttcttGAGGACTCATCATTTCCAAGTAAGTAATAAGTTCTGTGAAGTATTTTCTATATAATTGGTAAAACTTtagttattaattttatttattatgatTAGCCATCCATTCAGTTCCCTTTCCTATGATTTGTCTTCAATACTTTTTCCCCCTTAGTTAACTGATGAGGTGCATGGTATCACTAGAATGAAAGAATATGTTtgctgatacagattgaaagcgataaatgaaggttttaatcgtaaacctacaaagatgttcttctctagctagactagaaggagtgaatcccgataaacaaggtataaaccttaattctcaaagagaaagagtatttgattgataaagttgccttatccttacaaaatgagggtttaaatacaacctctaaatGATAAGTAAAGGACAGGAACTACCCCTATTAGGGTTACAATATGGTTAATAATAAAAGGGTAAGGTAGGTAATGCGCCCAGACAACtggtacagaggtgcaggtacggagcgtcagaggttgttTGTGAATTCCTTTGGcaggaagtaaacttgagagccgcccagtgtagttgttggtacgcctcatggcgtacgcctagatccgccccgctcgcgtgtccaggggatccgccctcttagatacaacctctgtgggaacgccgagaggagatccgccaaggcgcgtgttattattgatcccagttaggatgtccgcatcattctctccttcttttaAAGAATTCGGCACTGGTTTGTCTGTGTTGTTCTCCAAAGGGCCATCtgacttccacgggctaaggtcacgaacattgaacgccggtgagactttaccaagccaatttggcaaagctatgtgataggcattggcattgatcttcttggtgatcttatatggcccgtactttctcggtcgaagcttgctgcttgtggcgttggcgagtctctcttttccTAAGtgtaccataacctcatctcccacttcgaactgtaggtccctgcggtgctcatccgccttagctt
The DNA window shown above is from Euphorbia lathyris chromosome 1, ddEupLath1.1, whole genome shotgun sequence and carries:
- the LOC136231985 gene encoding ABC transporter A family member 7-like, with amino-acid sequence MADTSRSPATFWTQADALLRKNLTYQKRNAKTNCRLILFPFVLCIILVLTQALLDRELNKPSRNCGCVEEDTNGDGKLEKVCGLQYSTLDQVATCAILNPPQWPPLLQVPGPQYRAVRSDVFPARDLPNESCRSSGSCPVTILVTGNNHSMGESLAGNMFPTSLTFNASDTMGSIAGNLLGSDTEPNRDIFLDPAFTEKSPLYDVQPQCQFNSKLTVSVQSVIEFKKDVECVQGLNLWRNNFSEVNEELYKGYRRGNSAGKINEILAAYDFLNSGGNNLKVNVWYNSSYRDNDIQGQFNYVRAPRVVNLVSNAYLQFLQGPGTKMLFEFVKEMPKSASKINVDLASLIGTLFFTWVILQLFPVVLTALVYEKQQKLRIMMKMHGLGDGPYWMISYAYFLSISLLYMFVFVLFGSVIGLKFFTMNDYSIQFVFYFLYMNLQISTAFLVAAIFSNVKTATVVGYICVFGTGLLGGFIFQNFLEDSSFPRGWIIFMELYPGFSMYRGLYEFSEYAFSGNAMGKDGMRWGNLSDAENGMKEVLIIIFVEWWVVLLVAYYMDKVLSCGKHPLFFLQNLHKKNPTFRIPSLRRQGSKVFVDMDKPDVIQEREKIEQLLLEPTTTHAIICDNLKKVYPGRDGNPEKLAVRGLSLALPPGECFGMLGPNGAGKTSFISMMIGLTRPTSGTAYVQGFDIRTHMDWVYTNMGVCPQHDLLWETLTGREHLLFYGRLKNLKGAALKQAVEESLRSVNLFSGGVADKRAGKYSGGMKRRLSVAVSLIGDPKVVYMDEPSTGLDPASRNSLWNVVKHAKQKCAIILTTHSMEEAETLCDRLGIFVDGGLQCIGNPKELKARYGGCYVFTMTTSSDHEEEVLNMVKQLSPNAERTYHTSGTQKFEMPKHEVRIGDVFHAVETAKSRFPVFAWGLSDTTLEDVFIKVAQGAN